The following coding sequences lie in one Planctomycetia bacterium genomic window:
- the dcm gene encoding DNA (cytosine-5-)-methyltransferase produces MSDSSGQGVRRLLTVTAGNLRQNHFYLSRHYDLFPGDCFGPPQKSGDSTREIEILFDGLEGIVRTDIPTDADGKPRGFFRDRGAIRRFYEYHGVTAGEQLAVERVSPRRFRVSIAREDAERRRRPIAAEFFSGIGLVRLALEAQDWSVGFANDIDPDKAEMYRHNWESDDHLVVGDIHQLDPDSIPACDLFTASFPCNDLSIAGKWAGIDGKESSAFFGFTGLLEKLGDRRPPLVLLENVVGFLLSNQGADFERALAELNRLGYVVDAFILNAVHWTPQSRARLFIVARRDDGKPCRRTAAQSKVRPDALCQFINTTTEIRWDIRSLPSPPPATARLADIVEDLPSDDPQWWNNDRVDYFMAQLSERHATDAQRMIDGRTITYATAFRRVRYGKSMAELRTDGIAGCLRTPRGGSGRQILFKAGRGKFQVRLLSARECARLQGVPDTYKIDVPLNQALFGFGDAVCVPAVEWIVTNYLHAATENR; encoded by the coding sequence GTGAGCGACAGTTCGGGCCAAGGAGTCAGACGGTTGCTTACCGTCACGGCTGGGAATCTGCGCCAAAACCATTTTTACCTGTCACGTCATTACGACCTTTTCCCCGGCGATTGCTTTGGCCCGCCGCAGAAGTCGGGCGACAGCACGCGCGAAATCGAAATCCTCTTCGACGGACTAGAAGGGATCGTCCGGACTGACATTCCGACCGATGCTGACGGCAAGCCTCGCGGTTTTTTCCGGGATCGCGGCGCGATTCGGCGCTTTTACGAATATCACGGGGTGACGGCAGGCGAACAGCTCGCGGTCGAGCGGGTATCACCCCGTCGCTTCCGAGTTTCCATCGCGCGCGAAGACGCGGAACGACGCCGGCGGCCAATCGCAGCGGAGTTCTTTTCAGGGATTGGCTTGGTCCGCCTCGCATTGGAGGCGCAGGATTGGAGCGTAGGGTTCGCCAACGATATCGATCCCGACAAAGCGGAGATGTACCGCCACAACTGGGAATCCGACGACCATCTGGTCGTAGGGGACATTCATCAACTCGATCCCGATTCGATACCGGCGTGCGACCTATTCACGGCGTCCTTCCCTTGCAACGACTTGTCCATTGCCGGCAAGTGGGCCGGCATTGACGGCAAGGAATCATCCGCGTTCTTCGGATTCACGGGACTTCTGGAGAAGTTAGGGGATCGTCGCCCGCCGCTCGTATTGCTGGAGAACGTCGTCGGATTCCTGCTGAGCAATCAAGGCGCGGACTTTGAGCGCGCGCTCGCGGAACTGAACCGCCTCGGCTACGTCGTGGACGCGTTCATTCTGAACGCCGTCCATTGGACGCCGCAGAGCCGAGCAAGGTTATTCATTGTCGCCCGGCGGGATGACGGGAAGCCTTGCCGTCGAACTGCAGCGCAAAGCAAGGTCCGGCCAGACGCCCTTTGTCAGTTCATCAACACGACAACGGAGATTCGCTGGGACATTCGGTCGCTGCCGAGTCCGCCCCCTGCGACAGCGCGACTAGCAGACATCGTTGAAGATTTGCCGAGTGACGATCCGCAGTGGTGGAACAATGACCGTGTCGACTACTTTATGGCGCAGTTAAGCGAACGGCATGCGACCGATGCGCAGCGGATGATCGATGGGCGCACGATCACCTACGCGACCGCCTTTCGACGGGTCCGCTACGGGAAGAGCATGGCTGAGTTGCGAACGGATGGAATCGCCGGCTGCCTTAGAACGCCGCGTGGCGGCAGTGGGCGGCAGATTCTCTTCAAGGCCGGTCGCGGCAAGTTTCAAGTGCGGCTACTCAGCGCCCGCGAGTGTGCGCGGCTTCAGGGAGTGCCGGACACGTACAAGATTGACGTGCCGCTCAACCAAGCGCTATTCGGTT